In Bacillota bacterium, a genomic segment contains:
- a CDS encoding class I SAM-dependent methyltransferase yields the protein MNNNTRDLTEMGPEGLDCPDGSEDFLVAPRDICDLCQGNSAAPVLELPPHRLVRCQRCGLIYVIPRPPLDDIIKIYDEAYFTGQGPAGYKPDENYLGDDSRLDLFIERMLSIEHYRKPPGSMVDVGCASGFSLRAARERGWDCLGVDVSDFAVNFAREQYNLNVIRGTLRDATLPDESMDAVTMWDLIEHVPSPLQKCLEASRILKPGGALGLATPDADAPDPDPENRDPAKTAFWQADPGEHLQYFSPATICRLLHETGFHVVSLTSFGIGDRRLGSMEVYAIKTRRIPTPVQRAES from the coding sequence GTGAACAATAATACCAGGGACCTCACGGAAATGGGGCCGGAGGGCTTGGACTGCCCAGATGGCTCGGAGGACTTTCTTGTGGCGCCCCGCGACATCTGTGACCTTTGCCAGGGGAACAGTGCCGCCCCTGTTCTGGAGCTTCCACCGCATAGGCTCGTCAGGTGCCAGCGGTGCGGGTTGATCTATGTTATCCCGCGCCCGCCCCTTGACGACATAATAAAGATCTACGACGAGGCCTACTTTACAGGGCAAGGCCCCGCCGGCTACAAGCCGGATGAGAATTACCTGGGCGACGACTCCAGGCTCGACCTTTTCATCGAGCGAATGCTCTCAATAGAACACTACCGGAAGCCTCCTGGTTCTATGGTCGACGTTGGATGCGCGAGCGGTTTCTCACTCCGTGCGGCACGGGAGCGTGGCTGGGACTGCCTTGGTGTGGATGTATCAGACTTTGCGGTCAACTTCGCAAGGGAGCAGTATAACCTCAACGTAATCAGAGGAACCCTCCGCGACGCGACCCTGCCCGATGAAAGCATGGACGCCGTGACGATGTGGGACCTGATAGAGCATGTCCCCAGCCCCCTCCAGAAGTGCCTAGAGGCGAGCCGCATATTGAAACCCGGGGGAGCCCTGGGGCTCGCCACCCCTGACGCGGACGCCCCCGACCCCGATCCAGAGAACCGGGATCCTGCCAAAACGGCCTTCTGGCAGGCGGATCCCGGTGAACACCTTCAATACTTCTCCCCGGCCACGATCTGCCGGCTCCTCCATGAAACAGGGTTTCACGTGGTGAGCCTCACTTCATTCGGCATCGGGGATCGCCGCCTGGGGTCAATGGAGGTGTATGCAATAAAGACGCGCCGGATTCCAACCCCGGTCCAGCGCGCCGAATCCTAA
- a CDS encoding MerR family transcriptional regulator — translation MIALSEAVYPIGVVQKLTALSARQIRYYESYGLISPARSRGNHRMFSQRDIEILLKIREKINQGWALEGIRLAFLAGELVSRAPGAGDARRVAPASSEAARIPRVSSIFPINDHAGLNKRLDMDRG, via the coding sequence ATGATCGCATTATCTGAAGCAGTCTACCCCATAGGCGTAGTGCAAAAACTCACCGCATTATCCGCGAGGCAGATTCGCTATTACGAATCCTACGGCCTGATTTCACCTGCACGTTCCAGAGGCAACCATAGGATGTTCTCTCAGAGAGATATAGAGATTCTCTTGAAAATCAGGGAAAAAATCAACCAGGGCTGGGCGCTGGAGGGGATCAGGCTGGCCTTCCTGGCCGGGGAGCTGGTATCGAGGGCACCTGGGGCGGGTGACGCGAGGCGTGTCGCCCCGGCTTCCTCGGAGGCCGCGAGGATCCCGCGGGTGAGCTCGATCTTTCCCATCAACGATCACGCAGGCCTAAACAAGAGGCTTGACATGGATCGGGGTTAG
- a CDS encoding ammonium transporter — protein sequence MLHQRRVWLFSIAGFLLLLLAATTLTLAGSGDPTGATTGTVADVAATQPGAPTFIELANQVGHDKIGLNFIWTLLAGFLVFFMQAGFALVETGFTRAKNAAHTMAMNLMVFLVGAVGYYLMGFALQFGGVMSVANLGGVSALDREFTLGGLGLFGLKGFALTGAAYDVGVFALFLFQMVFMDTAATIPTGAMAERVKFLAVVISTLFISMFLYPIFGNWVWGGGWLAQLGAKFGLGHGAADFAGSAVVHMMGGMAALAGAIVLGPRIGKFKKDGTPVAIPGHNIPLAVLGTIILFFGWFGFNPGSTLSGGDLRISIVAVNTMMAGAVGGLTAMLYMWFKYGKPDPSMTCNGALAGLVAITAPCAFVNGVSALIIGAIAGILVCAGVEFIERKLHIDDPVGAIAVHGLNGLWGVISLGLFADGTYGAGWNGIGAQVYQGVAGRGIAGLFYGDPGQLVAQLITGGAAILWGFGASYAFFKVLDWAIGIRTSAADEVIGLDLPEMGVLAYPDFLVSSQQSDPYEGGGPAGTGAPAPIPQQVTAWISGQQVSTVTAEATGKTGG from the coding sequence ATGCTACATCAACGCCGCGTATGGCTGTTCAGCATTGCCGGCTTCCTGCTCCTCCTGCTTGCAGCGACCACCCTCACCCTGGCAGGATCAGGGGACCCGACAGGCGCCACCACCGGCACCGTGGCCGATGTCGCCGCGACCCAGCCAGGTGCCCCCACCTTTATCGAACTGGCAAACCAGGTCGGGCACGACAAGATCGGCCTGAACTTCATCTGGACCCTGCTCGCAGGCTTCCTGGTTTTCTTTATGCAAGCTGGCTTTGCCCTCGTAGAGACCGGATTCACCAGAGCTAAAAACGCGGCCCATACCATGGCCATGAACCTGATGGTGTTCTTGGTGGGCGCTGTAGGCTACTACCTCATGGGATTCGCCCTCCAGTTCGGCGGCGTGATGTCGGTCGCAAACCTCGGCGGCGTCTCCGCCCTGGACCGCGAATTCACCCTGGGCGGCCTGGGTCTCTTCGGCCTCAAGGGATTTGCCCTCACAGGCGCCGCTTACGATGTAGGAGTCTTCGCATTATTCCTGTTCCAGATGGTATTCATGGATACCGCCGCGACGATCCCCACAGGCGCCATGGCGGAACGCGTCAAGTTCCTGGCTGTGGTGATATCGACGCTCTTCATCTCTATGTTCCTCTACCCGATCTTCGGCAACTGGGTGTGGGGAGGCGGCTGGCTCGCCCAGCTCGGCGCCAAATTCGGCCTCGGGCACGGAGCCGCGGACTTTGCAGGTTCCGCGGTGGTACATATGATGGGCGGCATGGCGGCCCTTGCAGGAGCGATCGTCCTCGGACCCCGGATCGGGAAATTCAAGAAAGACGGGACGCCCGTCGCGATACCCGGCCACAACATCCCCCTAGCCGTCCTGGGAACGATAATCCTGTTCTTCGGGTGGTTTGGATTCAACCCGGGCAGCACCCTCTCAGGCGGCGATCTGAGAATATCCATCGTAGCTGTCAACACCATGATGGCCGGGGCTGTAGGCGGCCTCACCGCAATGCTGTATATGTGGTTCAAATACGGGAAACCCGACCCATCGATGACCTGTAATGGGGCCCTTGCGGGGCTCGTGGCGATCACCGCACCGTGTGCCTTCGTAAACGGGGTTTCCGCCCTCATCATAGGTGCCATCGCGGGCATCCTGGTCTGTGCCGGCGTAGAATTCATCGAGAGGAAGCTCCATATTGACGATCCCGTGGGCGCCATCGCCGTGCACGGTCTCAACGGGCTATGGGGCGTGATAAGCCTCGGGCTCTTCGCCGACGGCACTTACGGTGCCGGCTGGAACGGCATCGGGGCCCAGGTCTACCAGGGCGTTGCGGGGCGCGGCATCGCCGGCCTCTTTTACGGGGACCCCGGGCAGCTCGTCGCCCAGCTCATAACGGGCGGCGCGGCGATCCTCTGGGGATTTGGGGCATCCTATGCCTTCTTCAAGGTGCTTGACTGGGCCATCGGCATCCGCACAAGCGCCGCCGATGAGGTGATAGGCCTGGACCTCCCGGAGATGGGCGTGCTGGCATACCCGGACTTCCTGGTATCATCACAACAGTCCGATCCTTATGAAGGCGGCGGTCCTGCCGGCACGGGCGCGCCCGCTCCTATCCCGCAGCAGGTGACCGCCTGGATATCCGGTCAGCAGGTCTCCACCGTCACAGCCGAGGCGACCGGCAAAACAGGGGGTTGA
- a CDS encoding P-II family nitrogen regulator codes for MKKIEAIIRPSKLEEVIEALERAGIVGMTVTDVRGCGKQKGYVEVYRGIPRKINLLPKVKIEMAVADGMVEKVIEAVVKASYTGNVGDGKVFVYSLEECVRVRTGERGEDAI; via the coding sequence ATGAAAAAGATTGAAGCGATAATAAGGCCATCGAAGCTAGAAGAGGTGATTGAGGCCCTCGAGAGGGCCGGGATCGTAGGCATGACCGTCACTGATGTGCGTGGATGCGGCAAGCAAAAGGGCTATGTCGAGGTCTACCGTGGGATCCCGCGCAAGATCAACCTCCTGCCCAAGGTCAAGATCGAAATGGCCGTCGCCGACGGCATGGTGGAGAAGGTGATCGAGGCAGTCGTCAAGGCGTCGTATACCGGGAACGTGGGGGATGGCAAGGTGTTCGTCTACTCCCTCGAGGAATGCGTGAGGGTTCGCACGGGCGAGCGCGGCGAGGACGCTATATGA
- a CDS encoding HAD family hydrolase → MPVEVRFGSRVVACSAVIFDKDGTLLDGYRLWEELAGLRTRILKEQLEEQYQEQYQKQHQRQCRRQYQVKDRAQEGGRGLEVGDIEGIEGAIAEIIASYRATLGIGDDGAIDRRGPLVLASCRDEVVMTATTLYQHGFRWDDALIIAENAYSEAERSLSLEAISIPVEGAYDILRDLIAVGVATAVATTDTHARAEATLRTAGLEDVINIIVGVDDVERGKPHPDAIFRVCKELGVSCREAVYVGDTITDMRTGHNASVACRVGVLTGAGTREALEPLADVVLESVKDISVCHHPGARLPHV, encoded by the coding sequence GTGCCTGTGGAGGTCAGGTTTGGCTCCAGGGTGGTGGCCTGTTCTGCGGTTATATTCGACAAGGATGGGACCCTACTGGATGGTTACAGGCTCTGGGAAGAGCTGGCAGGGCTCAGGACGAGGATATTGAAGGAACAACTGGAGGAGCAGTATCAGGAGCAGTATCAGAAACAGCATCAGAGGCAGTGCCGGAGGCAGTATCAGGTGAAGGATCGGGCTCAAGAAGGAGGCCGGGGGCTGGAGGTCGGGGATATCGAGGGCATCGAGGGGGCCATCGCTGAGATCATCGCGAGCTACAGGGCAACGCTGGGCATCGGCGATGATGGGGCCATAGACCGGCGGGGCCCGCTTGTCCTGGCATCATGCCGCGATGAGGTTGTCATGACCGCTACGACCCTCTACCAGCATGGTTTCAGGTGGGATGATGCCCTTATAATTGCGGAAAATGCGTATAGCGAGGCTGAGCGCAGCCTCAGCCTCGAGGCTATCAGCATTCCGGTAGAGGGCGCCTATGATATTCTAAGGGATCTCATAGCCGTCGGCGTGGCCACGGCTGTGGCGACAACCGATACGCACGCTCGGGCCGAGGCGACCCTGAGGACAGCCGGTTTAGAGGATGTCATAAATATAATTGTTGGTGTGGACGATGTCGAGCGGGGCAAGCCCCACCCGGATGCCATATTCCGGGTGTGTAAGGAACTCGGGGTGAGCTGCAGGGAGGCAGTATATGTCGGCGATACCATAACGGATATGCGGACGGGCCACAACGCAAGCGTGGCCTGCAGGGTCGGGGTTCTGACGGGCGCCGGGACCCGGGAGGCCCTCGAGCCGCTGGCTGACGTGGTTCTGGAATCCGTAAAGGATATCTCCGTCTGTCACCATCCTGGTGCCCGTCTTCCTCATGTTTAG
- a CDS encoding response regulator transcription factor, translating to MAARVLIVDDEPSIVELVKFNLEKEGFTCTGTYDGESALEAVRRDKPDLVILDVMLPKKDGFEICKILRQETKIPIIMLTAKDTEVDKILGLELGADDYITKPFSPRELVARVRAILRRLGKGTGDSGYGGYLQVGDLVLDEARHEASVGGRKLDLTPKEFELLRLLMSNRGRVMTRDFLLETLWGYEYYGDTRTVDVHIRRLRQKLGDDPATPRYIETVHGVGYKIKEAT from the coding sequence ATGGCAGCCAGGGTGCTCATAGTCGATGACGAGCCCTCGATAGTCGAGCTTGTGAAGTTCAACCTCGAAAAAGAGGGATTTACATGCACGGGCACGTATGACGGCGAGAGCGCGCTCGAGGCCGTCCGCCGCGATAAGCCCGATCTCGTCATACTGGATGTAATGCTCCCGAAAAAGGACGGCTTCGAGATATGCAAGATACTCCGGCAGGAGACCAAGATACCCATAATAATGCTTACGGCCAAGGATACCGAGGTGGACAAGATACTCGGGCTCGAGCTGGGGGCTGATGACTATATAACGAAGCCCTTCAGCCCACGGGAGCTAGTTGCAAGGGTGAGGGCGATCCTGAGACGCCTCGGAAAGGGAACCGGTGATAGTGGTTACGGCGGCTACCTCCAGGTGGGCGACCTCGTCCTGGATGAAGCGCGCCACGAGGCCTCCGTAGGCGGCCGGAAGCTGGATCTCACTCCCAAGGAGTTCGAGCTCCTCAGGCTGCTCATGAGCAACCGTGGTCGCGTTATGACCCGCGATTTTCTCCTGGAAACCCTCTGGGGTTATGAATACTATGGTGATACGCGCACGGTCGACGTCCATATCAGGCGCCTCCGGCAGAAGCTGGGTGATGACCCTGCCACGCCCAGGTATATCGAAACAGTCCACGGCGTCGGCTACAAAATCAAGGAGGCAACCTGA